The genomic DNA GGGCCTTTCatatcttgttggactgcaactccaagcatTGGAACCTCAGTCTGGTAAAAAGACTATGTCTTCTTTTCCATCATTTTCGGTTTGACCAAAGTTCTGATGGCTAGTATCTATCATTGTTAATGTTCTTTTGGAGTAACTGACTTTTATTCCACTAGCTAATGTTTTTCTGTTTCTAAGTTTCATAAATATTGTCTATTGTTCTAGCATGCTGTTCTCTGCCTCCACGGATAAAACGGTAGCAGTATGGGATAGTGAAACAGGAGAGAGAGTGAAGAGACTCAAAGGACACACATCATTTGTGAACTCCTGTTACCCAGCAAGACGTGGACCTCAGTTGGTTTGTACAGGCAGTGATGATGGAACAGTAAAGGTTAGTGTTGGTATCAGGATGGGCAAGTATCAAGGTCCAGGTGCTGCACATGCCCATCACTGCAGTTTGGAGAGCCTTACCTCCCCATCTccattctcatttttaaaaacctttttaaaaataataataataataatttgttttatttatataccgctattccaaagatcatagcggtgaacagcaagtaagctaattagcaagtaagctaatttccccccaacagtctgggtactcattttagctccctcctcggaaggatgcaagcctgagtcgagcttgggcccttttgctggtcttgaactcgcaaccttgtggttttgagtgaaggctgcaatacagacatttaaccact from Sceloporus undulatus isolate JIND9_A2432 ecotype Alabama unplaced genomic scaffold, SceUnd_v1.1 scaffold_826, whole genome shotgun sequence includes the following:
- the LOC121917802 gene encoding U5 small nuclear ribonucleoprotein 40 kDa protein-like; this translates as MELHYNTDGSMLFSASTDKTVAVWDSETGERVKRLKGHTSFVNSCYPARRGPQLVCTGSDDGTVKLWDIRKKAAVQTFQNTYQVLAVTFNDTSDQIISGGIDNDIKIA